From Anopheles arabiensis isolate DONGOLA chromosome 3, AaraD3, whole genome shotgun sequence, a single genomic window includes:
- the LOC120899878 gene encoding SHC-transforming protein 1, whose amino-acid sequence MPRNGEASSGLEKGVSSSKTAPEWLHPDHVIMNEGVTFDVRYIGCLEIKASMKKLDFPTRSQVAKECINRVCEAASLKSSKKRRVDKRVLQCISDTPDMEHAGTNVTLTVSSKYLSLVNVDTGEIIAKHDMPRISFASGGDTDTLDFVAYVAKDLNEWRACYVLECGGSLTQDLIATVGQAFELRYKEFFKQPETQSKFHELTRTDKVYYNDLPDKMPPDLLTENDHHSSSQSHSSSSAKQTRERIPSNLIDLNTPLPCHDYVNDKHANATNNSHSNKSISSSTIVKDVFDMQPFTISSEIQRSQLLTESWYHGSISRAQSEHLLKNDGDFLVRESAGTQGQYVLTGMQNNSPKHLLLIDPEGIVRTKDRVFDSISHLINFHWTNSLPIISAESALLLRHPILRTTDLLSKAKLAHLNLQ is encoded by the exons TACATCGGATGTTTGGAGATTAAAGCTTCCATGAAAAAGCTTGACTTCCCAACGCGATCACAGGTGGCAAA AGAGTGCATAAATCGGGTCTGCGAAGCGGCCAGCCTGAAAAGCTCGAAAAAGCGGCGAGTCGACAAGCGTGTGCTGCAGTGCATATCCGATACGCCCGACATGGAGCATGCCGGCACCAACGTCACGCTGACGGTTTCCAGCAAGTACCTGTCGCTGGTGAATGTGGACACGGGCGAGATCATCGCCAAGCACGACATGCCGAGAATATCGTTCGCTTCCGGTGGCGATACG GACACGCTGGACTTTGTGGCGTACGTAGCGAAGGATCTGAACGAATGGCGCGCCTGCTACGTGCTGGAGTGTGGCGGCAGTCTAACGCAGGACCTGATCGCCACCGTCGGCCAAGCGTTCGAGCTGCGGTACAAGGAGTTCTTCAAGCAGCCGGAAACGCAGAGCAAGTTCCACGAGCTGACGCGAACGGACAAGGTGTACTACAATGACCTGCCGGACAAGATGCCGCCCGATCTGCTGACCGAGAACGATCACCATTCGTCGTCGCAGTCGCACAGTTCCTCCAGCGCAAAG CAAACGCGGGAAAGGATACCGAGCAATTTGATCGATCTAAATACGCCGCTTCCCTGTCACGACTACGTGAACGACAAGCATGCAAACGCGACCAACAATTCGCACAGCAATAAGTCAATCTCTTCCAGCACGATCGTAAAGGATGTGTTTGATATGC AACCATTTACCATCTCGTCCGAGATACAAAGGTCGCAGCTGCTGACGGAATCGTGGTACCACGGCAGCATCAGCCGGGCACAGTCCGAGCATCTGCTGAAGAACGATGGCGACTTTCTGGTGCGCGAATCGGCCGGCACGCAAGGCCAGTACGTGCTGACCGGCATGCAGAACAACTCGCCCAAGCACCTGTTGCTGATCGATCCGGAAGGAATC GTACGAACCAAAGATCGAGTCTTCGATAGTATTAGTCACCTTATCAACTTTCACTGGACAAACTCTCTGCCGATCATCTCCGCCGAGAgtgcgttgctgctgcggcatcCGATCCTGCGGACGACCGATCTGCTGTCGAAAGCCAAACTGGCTCACCTAAACCTGCagtag
- the LOC120899879 gene encoding uncharacterized protein LOC120899879 isoform X1 yields the protein MAIRSLRYVASVGANVPKPVACIGGALQQQQPPFIGHIARVGAGAPSTSAAASWSASGTSVRFFSALHHHPSAQGSDRRFDRIVAERNLCAPKVHTMVNARTVATQEISRSIQLFTDKPRNVEKDQQTLRLKQQCDRPAVLIISWLNARQKHLAKYAQLYIDQGFDVFCTHITPWQLLWPVKGTQLVAAEIVKFLKNNDFKHGLVLHGFSVGGYLWGECLVHIARDLPNYQVVLDRVIGQVWDSAADITEISVGVPKALFPKNPTLQSALKKYMLYHMKAFHEPATSHYIRSSQMFHTNLLRCPALFLISKTDPVGTVEANTRVKDSWEQSGVKTTVKCWDRSPHVGHFMKHRDEYVDVLFHHLRQLNLPSLKQDALLRAKL from the exons ATGGCAATCCGATCCCTACGGTATGTGGCCAGCGTCGGTGCGAACGTGCCGAAACCTGTGGCCTGCATCGGTGGtgcgttgcagcagcagcagccgccattcaTCGGACACATTGCACGAGTTGGAGCAGGAGCACCCAGCACCAGTGCCGCTGCCAGCTGGTCCGCGTCCGGAACGAGCGTACGGTTCTTCAGCGCACTGCACCACCACCCGTCGGCCCAGGGCAGCGACCgacggttcgatcggatcgtGGCAGAACGTAAC CTCTGTGCCCCGAAAGTGCACACGATGGTAAACGCTCGCACGGTGGCGACGCAGGAAATAAGCCGCAGCATTCAACTGTTCACCGACAAGCCGAGAAATGTGGAAAAGGATCAGCAAACCCTAAG GCTGAAGCAACAGTGTGACCGGCCGGCGGTACTGATCATCTCCTGGCTGAATGCGCGCCAGAAGCATCTGGCCAAGTACGCCCAGCTGTACATCGACCAAGGGTTCGACGTGTTCTGCACGCACATCACGCCCTGGCAGCTGCTGTGGCCCGTCAAGGGAACGCAG TTGGTAGCGGCCGAGATTGTCAAGTTTCTCAAAAACAACGACTTCAAGCACGGACTGGTGCTGCACGGCTTTTCCGTCGGCGGGTACCTGTGGGGCGAGTGTTTGGTGCACATTGCGCGCGATCTGCCCAACTACCAGGTGGTACTGGATCGCGTGATCGGGCAGGTGTGGGACAGTGCGGCCGACATTACGGAGATATCGGTCGGCGTGCCGAAGGCACTGTTCCCCAAGAATCCAACCCTGCAGAGTGCGTTGAAAAAGTACATGCT GTACCACATGAAGGCTTTCCACGAGCCGGCCACATCGCACTACATCCGCTCGAGCCAGATGTTCCACACGAATCTGCTGCGCTGTCCGGCCCTGTTTCTGATTTCGAAAACCGACCCCGTCGGTACGGTGGAGGCCAACACGCGCGTGAAGGACAGCTGGGAGCAGAGCGGCGTGAAG ACGACGGTCAAGTGTTGGGATCGTTCGCCGCACGTCGGCCACTTCATGAAGCATCGGGACGAGTACGTCGATGTGCTGTTCCACCATCTGCGGCAGCTGAATCTACCGAGCCTGAAGCAGGATGCGCTACTGCGGGCCAAACTGTAA
- the LOC120899879 gene encoding uncharacterized protein LOC120899879 isoform X2, with protein MVNARTVATQEISRSIQLFTDKPRNVEKDQQTLRLKQQCDRPAVLIISWLNARQKHLAKYAQLYIDQGFDVFCTHITPWQLLWPVKGTQLVAAEIVKFLKNNDFKHGLVLHGFSVGGYLWGECLVHIARDLPNYQVVLDRVIGQVWDSAADITEISVGVPKALFPKNPTLQSALKKYMLYHMKAFHEPATSHYIRSSQMFHTNLLRCPALFLISKTDPVGTVEANTRVKDSWEQSGVKTTVKCWDRSPHVGHFMKHRDEYVDVLFHHLRQLNLPSLKQDALLRAKL; from the exons ATGGTAAACGCTCGCACGGTGGCGACGCAGGAAATAAGCCGCAGCATTCAACTGTTCACCGACAAGCCGAGAAATGTGGAAAAGGATCAGCAAACCCTAAG GCTGAAGCAACAGTGTGACCGGCCGGCGGTACTGATCATCTCCTGGCTGAATGCGCGCCAGAAGCATCTGGCCAAGTACGCCCAGCTGTACATCGACCAAGGGTTCGACGTGTTCTGCACGCACATCACGCCCTGGCAGCTGCTGTGGCCCGTCAAGGGAACGCAG TTGGTAGCGGCCGAGATTGTCAAGTTTCTCAAAAACAACGACTTCAAGCACGGACTGGTGCTGCACGGCTTTTCCGTCGGCGGGTACCTGTGGGGCGAGTGTTTGGTGCACATTGCGCGCGATCTGCCCAACTACCAGGTGGTACTGGATCGCGTGATCGGGCAGGTGTGGGACAGTGCGGCCGACATTACGGAGATATCGGTCGGCGTGCCGAAGGCACTGTTCCCCAAGAATCCAACCCTGCAGAGTGCGTTGAAAAAGTACATGCT GTACCACATGAAGGCTTTCCACGAGCCGGCCACATCGCACTACATCCGCTCGAGCCAGATGTTCCACACGAATCTGCTGCGCTGTCCGGCCCTGTTTCTGATTTCGAAAACCGACCCCGTCGGTACGGTGGAGGCCAACACGCGCGTGAAGGACAGCTGGGAGCAGAGCGGCGTGAAG ACGACGGTCAAGTGTTGGGATCGTTCGCCGCACGTCGGCCACTTCATGAAGCATCGGGACGAGTACGTCGATGTGCTGTTCCACCATCTGCGGCAGCTGAATCTACCGAGCCTGAAGCAGGATGCGCTACTGCGGGCCAAACTGTAA
- the LOC120899880 gene encoding uncharacterized protein LOC120899880 produces MLFPASSRTLLHRWINQCGVFESRSLKTTGLQIRQLGASASLFAGVQFTAPYSSSGLSRRLKEQQTISSGYSSKKYSNMLPSHETMAQRGGPVEPVRFTKNMTFFSNRKQSYEKDIHSLRLTETLDKPLVFIFAWLQASEKHLAKYADFYLDQGFEVLCVHITPWQLVWPVNGSQKVAADVVKFLTNNAFPEGIVIHGFSVGGYLWGECLVKLHADPAGKSVLAKIRGQVWDSLADITEIPVGVPHAVLPHNPTLQGVLRNYINYHMKLFHEEATQYYVKCTHLFHYEPAQCPALLLVSKTDPVGTEKANNRLRSIWESVGVKTSLKCWDKSPHVGHFHKHRDEYIELLLAHLRALDLPMYNRKAKL; encoded by the exons ATGTTGTTTCCCGCTTCATCCCGAACACTGCTCCACCGTTGGATAAATCAGTGCGGAGTGTTTGAATCCCGGAGTTTGAAAACCACCGGACTGCAGATCCGGCAATTAGGTGCAAGTGCTTCATTGTTCGCTGGAGTGCAATTTACCGCTCCTTACAGTAGTAGCGGGCTGAGCCGGCGATTGAAGGAACAGCAGACGATCAGTAGTGGATACAGTAGCAAGAAG TATTCAAATATGTTACCGTCGCACGAAACGATGGCGCAGCGAGGAGGACCCGTCGAGCCGGTGCGCTTCACGAAAAACATGACATTCTTCAGCAATCGAAAGCAAAGCTATGAAAAGGACATTCATTCTTTAAG GCTGACGGAAACGCTCGACAAGCCGTTGGTGTTTATCTTCGCCTGGCTACAGGCGTCCGAAAAGCATCTGGCAAAGTACGCCGACTTCTACCTGGACCAGGGGTTCGAAGTGCTGTGCGTCCACATAACGCCCTGGCAGCTGGTGTGGCCCGTCAACGGGTCACAGAAGGTGGCGGCCGACGTTGTCAAATTTCTCACCAACAACGCATTCCCCGAGGGGATCGTCATACACGGCTTCTCTGTCGGTGGCTACCTCTGGGGCGAATGTTTGGTGAAGCTGCATGCGGACCCGGCCGGCAAGAGTGTGCTGGCAAAAATCCGCGGCCAGGTGTGGGACAGTCTGGCGGACATAACGGAAATACCGGTCGGTGTGCCGCATGCGGTGCTACCACACAATCCCACCCTCCAGGGCGTCCTGCGCAACTATATCAA CTACCATATGAAGCTGTTCCACGAGGAAGCAACCCAGTATTACGTGAAATGTACACATCTCTTCCATTACGAGCCGGCCCAGTGTCCGGCCCTGCTGCTCGTCTCGAAAACGGATCCCGTCGGCACGGAAAAGGCTAACAATCGGCTGCGGAGCATTTGGGAATCCGTTGGAGTAAAG ACATCGCTCAAGTGCTGGGATAAGTCACCTCACGTTGGCCACTTCCACAAGCATCGGGACGAGTacatcgagctgctgctcgctcACCTTCGTGCCCTTGACCTGCCGATGTACAATCGTAAGGCTAAGCTCTAA